A window of the Chaetodon trifascialis isolate fChaTrf1 chromosome 9, fChaTrf1.hap1, whole genome shotgun sequence genome harbors these coding sequences:
- the sphkap gene encoding A-kinase anchor protein SPHKAP isoform X3, protein MAGAKCLLKTPSNFQSSAMFEGSESVEVEGGSAESTVASSISACKKVLCSNSVLDSSEYWLRNEKALCRLGLLDDDTEGSCTVICFVNLDPRKTDCRDDKSIKKLASVSPDLPKLVELLTVHQPKENEILLLGGLEASDTCQTHPHSSSQGGQQQQQRSTDVCLVQCSGQRRSTQPSSIIFDINKFLIGLQWGKERQLQQGRAAGQRVDDDTNRSISSIEEDFLTASEHLGDDSEDDGFRNEAESGDLADSLVEVAQKHCVRLACQRGQLAHHQNREDTAVTREGHQQTSLHTKESAGHYATNLAESVLQDAFIRLSQDETSFVSEAAVSVSLSSCPSNSTSLSKTREPSQQRTCSFELPKIVIVQSPDSSDGAVEWPETQVSHVPDQDIAAKAREMPENGTQAQSPHYSGGHPSKHVEVALACAASVIGTITTPQLTEQLAMESASEEDTEEELQEPEERDDYSFSSAMCGMAQVAGAVAAVELTEESGECGDSDSDSAEVYSASRGLMSAAEASTAVTLHCSVAEGTSVEAFRANIAEILHREAAEVLTQPQGYRSVAHLLEATQNKIVDGITCPKKSCMDEREVNDLINEVADSLFKHALEKAKKKKELEGTGKDTPNIQVFLQDSVNNLLFDILCLTQKKISACDQGSFEAQEGDSCARELATSSESKDPLSQLQCLAGHSQSTNSEKPSGMFHCTDKLTMVPGLKEKSVLEESDLSPSSSITHSKEQQQQSSCRQSQSKSTSLTAKDFSDRQQIQQSSGAIREPWSEIPVHSTEKRGRLVTGSDSRQSSLTPQSSLNSCSSMLYLRMDSESRTPITCYADDLAATVVSMATELAAICLENSTGKQPWFCALKGMSNEGPEAYLIPACRTALRRKEGQSSNAASKKHRAPRLSEIKRKTEEQPELMERLVNRVVDESVNLDEPQDPFALFASEVTARIMNCPELNVVDTSKTGQPRSRLQCERWSRGKASSYESIPEEDADPSGTPNTLGPGSRLGQNLSRGSSISKQSSCESITDEFSRFMVNQMETEGRGFDLLLDYYAGKNASSILAAAVQQAASKKNGHLNVRASSCLSKQSSTESITEEFYRFMLRDMDKENKEYGIAKTKEWSNSLFPPSPRTPFCIRQSSVPDRRSSDSRLTVNSPIKANSFDGFARNVHGDTLNIFPTNSVSATGLCKSDSCLYQRGKTDQITDMLIHETWSSSIESLMRKNKIIADPEDSIELEAAGDSQPHVQQFANRLAADIVDIGKSALGSQQDVAGGTSGSLPQPHMPVGERRRGFKQSHLSCGRSRSSQEQSGTAVGCGISDSSAARVRGPRDVPLIHIEGDQRDEGTILNPERTGGGPQETPPDASATKRTERASANGSRNGTSSASSLGLADLDAFSDVPTQSTVISEETEKGHLAGTKENVFDTNLARTAGGSSSNLRMLLVVNCDLEPECVDSELRVALQWIAASELGLPALYFRKSKEKRVAKFLRVVHLMSQKAWRIADLFSAVVQFCKLHEKEEEEGRSLSSLFDWLLESL, encoded by the exons ATTTGTTTTGTAAATCTGGACCCGCGGAAGACAGACTGCCGTGATGACAAAAGCATCAAG AAACTGGCATCAGTGTCTCCAGACCTGCCAAAGCTCGTTGAATTACTGACTGTCCACCAGCCGAAAGAAAATGAGATCCTGCTGCTCGGTGGCCTCGAAGCCTCAGACACTTgccaaacacacccacactccTCCTCTCAG GgcgggcagcagcagcagcagagaagtaCAGACGTGTGCCTGGTCCAGTGTTCAGGGCAGAGACGCTCCACCCAACCTAGCAGCATCATCTTTGATATCAACAAGTTTCTGATTGGTCTGCAGTGGGGGAAGGAGCGGCAGCTTCAGCAGGGCCGAGCGGCAGGGCAGCGGGTCGACGACGACACCAATCGCTCCATCTCGTCCATAGAAGAAGACTTCCTGACTGCCTCTGAGCACCTTGGTGATGACAGTGAGGATGATGGCTTCAGAAATG AGGCTGAGAGTGGTGACCTGGCAGACAGCTTGGTAGAGGtggcacagaaacactgtgtcAGACTTGCATGTCAGAGGGGACAGCTGGCCCATCATCAGAACAGGGAGGATACTGCAGTGACAAGGGAAGGGCATCAGCAAACAAGCCTCCACACTAAGGAATCAGCTGGTCACTACGCCACCAATCTGGCCGAGTCAGTACTACAAGATGCCTTCATACGCCTCTCTCAAGACGAAACTTCTTTTGTCTCTGAGGCGGCTGTCAGTGTGTCCCTCTCTAGTTGTCCTTCCAACTCCACTAGTCTTTCAAAGACTAGAGAGCCTTCCCAACAGCGCACCTGCTCGTTTGAACTCCCCAAAATTGTTATAGTTCAAAGCCCAGACAGTTCTGATGGGGCTGTAGAATGGCCAGAGACACAGGTGTCTCATGTGCCTGACCAGGATATTGCTGCCAAAGCCAGAGAGATGCCAGAGAATGGGACACAGGCCCAAAGTCCCCACTACAGTGGAGGACACCCATCCAAACATGTAGAGGTAGCTTTGGCCTGTGCTGCCAGTGTCATTGGCACCATTACAACACCGCAACTGACAGAACAGCTTGCCATGGAATCGGCTTCGgaggaagacacagaggaggagctgcaggaacCGGAGGAGAGAGATGACTACTCCTTCTCCTCAGCCATGTGTGGCATGGCTCAGGTAGCTGGTGCTGTAGCGGCTGTGGAGCTGACAGAGGAGTCAGGGGAGTGTGGCGATTCTGACTCAGATTCTGCCGAAGTCTACAGCGCATCCCGTGGTCTCATGTCAGCTGCCGAGGCCTCTACAGCCGTCACGCTGCACTGCAGTGTGGCAGAGGGTACCAGCGTTGAAGCGTTCCGTGCCAACATAGCTGAGATCCTGcacagggaagcagctgaggtgCTGACTCAGCCACAAGGCTACAGGAGTGTAGCCCACCTGCTGGAGGCCACGCAAAACAAGATAGTTGATGGCATTACTTGTCCAAAGAAATCCTGCATGGATGAAAGAGAGGTGAATGACTTAATAAACGAGGTGGCAGACAGCCTATTCAAGCATGCTTTagagaaagcaaaaaagaaaaaagaactgGAGGGCACTGGAAAAGACACACCTAACATCCAGGTTTTTCTGCAGGACAGTGTAAACAATTTGCTGTTTGATATCCTTTGCCTCACACAGAAGAAAATCTCTGCATGTGACCAAGGGTCATTTGAGGCACAAGAGGGGGATAGTTGTGCTAGGGAGCTGGCTACAAGCAGCGAGAGCAAGGATCCATTAAGTCAGTTACAGTGTTTAGCTGGCCATAGCCAGTCCACTAATAGTGAGAAGCCCAGTGGTATGTTTCACTGCACAGATAAGCTTACCATGGTCCCTGGGCTGAAGGAGAAATCTGTCCTTGAAGAAAGTGATCTCAGTCCATCCTCCTCCATAACACACAGCaaggagcaacagcagcagtcatCATGCAGACAGAGTCAGTCTAAATCCACCTCCTTGACTGCCAAGGACTTCTCTGACCGCCAGCAGATCCAACAGAGCAGTGGTGCCATCAGGGAGCCATGGAGTGAAATTCCTGTTCATAGCACAGAGAAGAGGGGACGACTGGTGACAggcagtgacagcagacagtCCTCCCTCACACCCCAGTCTTCCCTCAACTCTTGCAGTTCTATGCTCTATTTGAGAATGGACTCAGAGTCCAGGACACCTATTACTTGCTATGCTGATGATTTGGCTGCTACGGTAGTGTCTATGGCCACAGAACTAGCAGCCATCTGCCTGGAGAACTCCACTGGAAAACAACCCTGGTTCTGTGCTCTAAAAGGGATGTCTAACGAAGGGCCAGAAGCCTACTTGATTCCTGCTTGCCGCACGGCCCTCAGGAGGAAAGAGGGTCAGAGCAGCAATGCTGCCTCCAAGAAACATAGAGCACCACGCCTTAGTGAGAtcaagaggaaaacagaggagcAACCAGAGCTGATGGAGCGGCTAGTGAACCGGGTGGTGGATGAATCCGTCAACCTTGATGAACCCCAGGACCCATTCGCCCTCTTTGCCTCTGAAGTCACAGCACGGATCATGAATTGCCCTGAGCTTAATGTGGTGGATACCTCCAAAACAGGCCAGCCAcgcagcaggttgcagtgtgaGAGATGGAGCCGTGGGAAGGCATCTAGTTATGAGAGCATTCCGGAAGAAGACGCAGACCCCTCAGGCACACCCAACACCCTGGGCCCTGGCAGTCGATTAGGTCAGAACTTGAGCCGTGGTAGCTCAATCTCCAAGCAGTCCAGCTGTGAGAGCATCACGGATGAGTTCTCACGGTTCATGGTCAACCAGATGGAGACTGAGGGCAGGGGCTTTGACCTTCTGCTGGACTACTATGCAGGAAAAAATGCCAGCAGCAttctggctgcagctgtgcaacAGGCTGCGTCAAAGAAAAACGGTCACCTTAATGTCAGGGCCTCATCCTGCCTGTCGAAACAGTCTAGCACAGAGAGCATCACGGAGGAGTTCTATAGGTTCATGCTTCGGGATATGGATAAGGAAAACAAAGAGTATGGCATAGCCAAGACTAAAGAGTGGAGCAACAGCCTGTTCCCCCCGTCTCCTAGAACACCCTTCTGTATACGACAGTCCTCTGTCCCAGACCGGCGCTCCTCAGACTCACGACTGACTGTCAACTCACCCATTAAAGCTAACTCTTTCGACGGATTCGCCCGCAATGTGCACGGAGACACGCTGAATATCTTCCCCACCAACTCTGTGTCAGCCACAGGACTGTGTAAGTCAGACTCCTGCCTCTATCAAAGGGGTAAAACTGACCAGATCACTGATATGCTGATTCATGAGACGTGGTCAAGCTCCATTGAGTCCTTGATGAGAAAGAACAAGATCATTGCTGATCCAGAGGACAGTATTGAGCTGGAGGCTGCTGGAGACTCCCAGCCGCATGTGCAGCAGTTTGCCAATCGCCTGGCAGCTGACATTGTAGATATTGGCAAGTCTGCACTGGGAAGCCAACAAGATGTAGCTGGGGGCACATCTGGGTCACTCCCACAGCCACACATGCCTGTTGGTGAACGAAGGAGGGGATTCAAACAGTCTCATCTAAGCTGTGGTAGGAGCAGGTCCAGCCAGGAGCAAAGTGGTACCGCAGTAGGTTGTGGGATCAGTGACAGCAGTGCAGCCCGAGTGAGGGGCCCCAGAGATGTGCCTCTGATCCACATTGAGGGAGATCAGAGGGATGAAGGGACTATTTTAAACCCTgaaaggacaggaggaggacctCAGGAAACACCCCCAGACGCGTCAGCTACCAAGCGCACAGAGAGAGCATCAGCCAACGGCAGCAG GAACGGGACCAGCAGCGCTTCCAGCCTCGGCTTGGCAGACCTGGATGCTTTTTCTGATGTGCCCACTCAGAGCACAGTAATCAG cgaggagacagagaaaggccATCTGGCAGGAACCAAGGAGAATGTCTTTG ACACCAATTTGGCGAGAACAgcaggcggcagcagcagcaacctcCGGATGCTGTTGGTGGTAAACTGCGACCTGGAGCCCGAGTGCGTGGACTCTGAGCTGAGAGTGGCCCTGCAGTGGATCGCCGCCTCTGAGCTGGGCCTTCCTGCGCTCTACTTCAGGAAGTCCAAAGAGAAGAGGGTTGCAAAG TTCCTGAGAGTGGTCCACCTGATGTCTCAGAAGGCGTGGCGGATTGCGGACTTGTTCAGTGCTGTGGTTCAGTTCTGTAAGCTCCacgagaaagaggaagaggagggccgGAGTCTGTCCAGCTTGTTCGATTGGCTGCTGGAGTCCCTGTAG